From Streptomyces sp. NBC_00690, a single genomic window includes:
- a CDS encoding gluconokinase translates to MTTPHVVVVMGVAGTGKTTIGPLLADALGVPYAEGDDFHPEANIAKMSAGVPLDDADRWPWLDAIGSWAHDRAGSGGVVSSSALKRAYRDRLRAAAPNAVFLHLTGDRALIEQRMAERKGHFMPTRLLDSQFATLQQLEEDERGVAVDVSGTPEDITGRAVVELRRLDA, encoded by the coding sequence ATGACCACCCCCCACGTCGTCGTGGTGATGGGCGTCGCAGGAACCGGCAAGACCACCATCGGTCCCCTGCTCGCCGATGCGCTGGGCGTTCCCTACGCCGAAGGCGACGACTTCCACCCCGAGGCGAACATAGCCAAGATGTCGGCCGGCGTTCCGTTGGACGACGCCGACCGCTGGCCCTGGCTGGACGCGATCGGAAGCTGGGCCCATGACCGGGCCGGATCGGGTGGGGTGGTCTCCAGCTCGGCTCTCAAGCGCGCCTACCGGGACCGGCTGCGCGCGGCTGCCCCGAACGCGGTCTTCCTCCATCTGACCGGCGACCGGGCGCTCATCGAGCAGCGGATGGCCGAGCGCAAGGGCCACTTCATGCCGACGAGACTCCTCGACTCCCAGTTCGCCACCCTCCAGCAGCTGGAGGAGGACGAGCGGGGTGTCGCCGTCGATGTGTCCGGCACCCCCGAGGACATCACCGGCAGGGCGGTCGTCGAACTCCGCCGGCTGGACGCCTGA